Proteins encoded in a region of the Megalops cyprinoides isolate fMegCyp1 chromosome 3, fMegCyp1.pri, whole genome shotgun sequence genome:
- the psmg1 gene encoding proteasome assembly chaperone 1, whose product MATFFGEVLSVYSRAVEEDEDEVEDENEEDQQIRREMELKRAVHVEWCSEVTQSMMNSSEKTLQCSDFVIAVGCNAAGFLSAYVLNSGDWTVVGSVSLWNERSRGSSRQSGVPPQGEPSCVFYRQRDCPSVIICLCTCHVAEDQLFQWTEKVFGYIQRRGLNVMVLADCSVAEYKTPDSPFSSGVPFLRALKSSLYGSQIICPLLEQPNIVTGLQAAVLSHCQVHRIPAVLYQSYSDVISPDSVTMETYKPALTCLSKLVKLNTCPSTEILKKLVQVNEVQSNLYT is encoded by the exons ATGGCCACATTTTTTGGAGAGGTTTTATCGGTGTATTCGCGGGCTGTGGAAGAGGACGAGGACGAAGTAGAGGATGAAAACGAAGAGGATCAGCAAATCCGAAGAGAAATGGAGCTGAAgag GGCGGTCCACGTTGAGTGGTGCTCAGAGGTCACACAGTCAATGATGAACTCCAGTGAGAAAACTTTACAGTGTTCAGACTTTGTGATAGCTGTGGGCTGTAATGCGGCAG GTTTTCTCTCAGCCTATGTCTTGAATTCTGGGGACTGGACAGTTGTTGGCTCAGTGTCCCTCTGGAATGAGAGGAGCAGGGGTTCAAGCAGACAGTCAGGAGTACCTCCACAGGGAGAGCCCAGCTGTGTGTTCTACAGACAAAGAGACTGCCCATCG gTTATAATATGCCTGTGCACCTGCCATGTAGCTGAAGATCAGTTATTCCAGTGGACTGAAAAG GTGTTTGGCTACATTCAGAGGAGAGGTCTTAATGTGATGGTGCTAGCAGACTGCTCCGTGGCCGAGTACAAGACCCCAGACTCCCCTTTCAGTAGTGGTGTGCCGTTCCTGCGAGCTCTGAAGTCCAGTCTGTATGGAAGCCAGATcatctgccccctgctggaacAGCCCAATATTGTCACAGGTCTTCAAGCTGCGG TGCTTAGCCACTGTCAAGTTCACAGGATCCCTGCAGTTCTCTACCAGAGTTACAGTGATGTTATCAGTCCTGACtctgtcaccatggagaccTACAAACCTGCTCTCACTTGCTTGAGCAAGCTGGTCAAG CTGAATACCTGTCCGAGTACTGAGATCCTCAAGAAATTGGTACAGGTCAATGAAGTTCAAAGTAACCTGTACACATGA